The Triplophysa dalaica isolate WHDGS20190420 chromosome 14, ASM1584641v1, whole genome shotgun sequence DNA window aataatatagatATGATGACCCTTGCcgaaaagtcatttaaaatatatatatattatataataataaggTTAATATAAGGGAAAGTCAACAATTTGATAAAAGATAAGCATTtgaatctttaaaatattcatcatttatgcggaataaaatgtaatgtgtttcaagaaaataaaacaggacCGGTTTGAAATTAAAGTTCaaagtcattttataatttatacacAGACTATTCTCATGCTCTACCTTTCCATCTGCAAAGAATCAACTTTAACAACTTTTTGAAATGTTCCCTAACTAAAGCTTACTCTCCACTTCTGCTGACCTAAACCCCTGAGATTTCTGCTGAGCTTGCCGAGTCATGTCTGCCCTCTAACCTGCCTCTCTCCTCAATCTGATGCACGTTGAAAGAGGTCACATGCTTTACAGCACGAGCTGGAGGCCACTCCCCGGACAGTTTTTAGTGGCGATCTTCTGATAAAAGACCACTGATGTTATGTTGAAACTATAAGATgcttttcactctctctctgctaGATTTGTGTAAAAGATGGTCATGCCACAAGAAAATAGGATAAGAATCACACATGTACGGATGTCAAGAACATCTGCATCACAGCGTGCACGTTTGGATATTATCTCTGCGTTAACAAACAAGCGCATTCACAAACAAGTGCGTGTGCAAACGGTTGTGTACATATGATATGATGTATCATGTAATGTGCATgaaactatattaaaatgtataattaaatgtaaataaatgatttgtgtgTCAAGCTTACCCCTAGAAGTATTTAGCTTAAACTGAAGTTTAGCAAAGTGTATCTCTGTTTCATATGTGAGGATGAATATAGAGATGACAAGCTCAGTAGTCCCTATCATGTCAACATAACATGATGTGCATATGCTTACACAACACCAAATCTAGTGTACGACCACACATCAAAACATGACCTCaattcaaaagacatttttcagCACAATGAAAATagtcaaatgtatattttaaatatacccCCAAAAGCCTAGCTCTTAGATTTGATGTAAAACACCTCAGGAACATGGTGTCCTGTCCCGACCGATATATCTCTATACATTAtaatttgcatatattttttctctatCACGTTTGGGTAAAAATCTGCTGAATGTGATATTCTCCTCACCTCCAGCAGGGCGGCGGCAGGGTCTCCCTGCAGGCTCTTCCCCAGTTTGTCCACCTCGTCCAGTAAAAAGACAGGATTGTTTACACCAACAGTTTTCAGTCCGTTTATGATGCGGCCAGGCATGCTACCAACGTACGTGCGCCTATGAAAGCAGACGCGTGGAGATAAGAGGGAGATGGAAAAttgggagaaagagagagcgataaaagattaaaacatgGAACGTGACCCAAGATTTGTATCAGACCTCACATGGACAAATGgaaaagaaacatgaaaagAGTTACAAAACGGCTCTTCATCTTCAAATCGACCTGAAGTgcaattgtttttaaaggttCATACTGACTGTGATTTTATCACTGGACATTGCAAGGTGCCTGTAGAGTGTTCCTGCCGCTCATTGATCTCATTTTAAACCTTATTTGTGGATAAATGAGCagcattttcagttttatgCCTCGTACAGGTATTGAAAAGACGTGAGCTGGCAAAGGTGTGCCGCAAATTGGATTTGAGTGCATATGATGGGTTTGGTGCTATTTTACATAATCTTGACAACATATAAACAAGATTAACAGCATTTCCCCCCGCTGAATTGACACCAAGGCAGGATATGAAGACAGACAAGAGTGACATGTGCTTTAATGACACTCATTAGTGGTTGTAAGACTGCCATTGAACTTTATAAGGTCTACAATAGTAAACTAATCCATGTtcttttaaagagacatgaaatGAGGAGACAAGTGTGTGGGAAAAGCTTCTACGAGCCGTTTGTCCTAAGGACACAATCTGTCCGTATGTGTGAGCGGGACGTTTTCATGTCGACCAATCAGAGAGCCCGGAGGCTTGCCCCGGCCTGCAGGGTGTTTGTGATGTTATCGCCTTGTAGTTTCTACAGAGACAAGACATCAAAGGGGACCTCAAAGAGAACATTGGGGTTTAAAGTTTCTCCCATTATTCAATGCACTACGTCACGTCTCTTTGGGAGGTTTGTCATAGTCCGATACCTCAATTTGGCCCACATGTTGGTTATATCTCACCATTTAATGACAATACAATGTTTAATGGTTATATTGAGTTTCACATGGCTGAATTATCTAGCGTGAGTCGTCGATCGCAGTAACATCTGGGTTGAGTCATAGATGTTCAGCACTGCAGGAAAATGTTTGGCAACCTAgagcttaaaaaaatgattctggTTTTAATATACAACGTATAGCATTGTCTCCTATCATGAAGTCTCACCTGTGGCCACGTATGTCCGACTGGTCGCAGACTCCTCCCAAGGCAATGCGGTGAAACTCTCGGCCCAACGTGCGGGCGACAGAGCGGCCAACGCTGGTCTTTCCCACACCAGGGGGTCCCACAAAACACAGTATGGGACCCTTAAGGGAACTCTTGAGCTGCCGGACAGCCAGATACTCTAACACCCTTCTCTTTAGCTTCTCCATGGCGTAGTGATCATTATCCAAAAGAACCCGTGCTGCCCGGATGTCCAAGCAATCTGAACGGAGCAGGTATATGAAGTGATGCTTACATTACAAAACAGCACTACAGTACATAAAAGCACACATCATTTCCAAAACGTGAGACATCAAATGTTCTTTTTACTATAATTGTACGGTCAACTATTGTAACTTAAGAAATAAACCACCACCCGCTGAAGCCTCTGTTTGCAGGCATGTTGTATAGATTTTGAAAGGAATGCATGTATTTTATCAGAGACATATGCATCTCCTTATATCATATAACAAGACACAGACATTTGCAGCTGTCCCATAAAGAAAACTTAAACCGGAATTTTCTTTAAGGTTCTCACAAATCATACAATGTCTATTCTCCATTTACAGTATTCCCATGAACACAGACCTGTGTATTCCTAGGGTGATCTATACCACTAAATCAATTTTCCACCCGTGAACTCAAAAGACTGTACTTTAAACTCGTGAAATTTTCCCAGCAGAATTCCAGCCTCAAGGTCTGTTTCACATCTGGCAGGGGAAATAGAGAGGTATGCATGGCATTGTATACATGTGCGCCTGGTCGTCCTGTTCATGGACAGTCCGAGATCATATTTCAAAGAGACCTGTAGACTTAGGACAATAAGGAATTCAGACGTTTCCTTGCACATGTGTGTGGTGTTGcgtctgtaaataaaaacagctgCAATCATGAAAGTAAGgaaaacatgaatgaatgtatgtgtatttttaatgtgttttaatatgctGTGCAAGAAAATGTGTTGTAGTAAAGTTTTCAGAGTCTCCTTGTGACCATGggaaataaaatatcttcactctCCAGTATTCATTTGTGACTTCAATGGTTTGGTAAATATAGATGTGTCGCCCTCTGGTGGTGGCCAGAGACAGTGCAGGGCAGGTCATATTAcaactataatatatattttgtactttttcacAAGTAAATATTAGATTTATTATTGAATACTGAATATATAAcggctgtaaaaataattttcggATATTTCAGATTATTTTCGAAATACTAGCAAACATTCAAAGCTATGCCAATTAGAAatatatgattatttaaaaaaaaacatgtaataactaaaattcacatttcattaaaTCGTTTAATggaagttattaaaaaaaaagcaatgcttcttgcaaaaaataaaaaatacatatttccaAATACATTTCTCCAAAGTAATAGTGTTAATAAATAAGATCTTTCTGACCTGTGGTGCTCTTGCTCCAGGGAAGTTCAATCATCATCTCCAGGTAGTTGCGGGTCAGCGCATACTCTGGCATGGACTGTGGCATCTTTTTTAATCTAAACAAAGGTCACATACTGTCATTAAAAATCAGTGTTGAACCCATATTGACAATTGAATGGTTATCAAGTCAATTTTTTTGCAAAGCGATATTAAAAGGATACTCCAACCCATGTCTTTGTTTagttgaaaacaaagaaagatgtttagATGAAtcttagcaactgagatttcagGGGTGgtcaaaagtttaaaataaccaagaatATACACTAATTTTcccctacaatggtagtcaatggtgcccgaGAAagctcagttgctaacattcatccaaatatatttgtgtaccaccaaacaaagaaattaatagttttggaacaaattgaggatgaggatgatttttttcacattacaTAATTTGCTTGATGCTATGGTTCTTTAATAACtgctataatatatattaatttaagaaATGGTTAAATTATGCATTGTGTCATTAATTAAGATAATAATCACAGCATAACATTCCGGCctaaaaaatgaagtaaacatCAGGTTGTCAAGCATCCTTGCTGTCTAGTGTGTATAGTAAAGCAGAAAAATTATACAGCAACATATCTACTGATAAGATCAAAGACCAGTAAATACCGCCTAAGCTCCTTCAGACAAACACGCAGTGCAGCCTCTGGCATAGATGCAGCTTTGACCTTCCTCTCCAGTGAAGCCGTATCATCACCATCCTCATCGTCGCCTTCCTCCTCCAGAGAGAACTGACGGCCGGGAAACACACCGCCTTTACGGATGGACAGCACCTAAGATGTAGAGGAATAAGTGTGGATAAGAACAGGAGGTGAGGTAACAGATGAGGATAGAACAGATGTAAGCCTACTCTCTTGTCATCATCAGGTCTGAGTTTACGGGTCTTCTGTAACAGCTTGAGTCCCTCAATTTGTCTGGTGAGCAGAGGAAGAGCCTTCTTAAACCGTTCCTCTAAATCCAAGGCATCCAGCACCTGACAAcaacacattcaacaaatatttaaaaaacctttAGTTTAAGAAGGCCGCTAACTATTATGCCATGGTTTGGTATGGAAACATGAAGATTCTTGcattcacaataaaacacttatttcTGGTGTACCTGCAGTTTCTCTTTGTTGGAAGTGCGGATCATGGAGGCCAAGACATCAGGCAGGGTTTCTCTAGGTAAACTGTCCAACAACCGTCTGAGTTTAGCCACCACAGGCACTGACATATCCAACATCCCAACCAGCTAAACAAGGAGAGGTCAGAGGGCAAGTTTATTAGACTCCATTAAGAGCTTATAGGCAATGAAAAGATCTGTGCAGATGACTGGTGCCAAATGAggaactaaaaaaatattttttacttcattGTCCTTTATTTAAAGCCTATTTTGGCTATTTACGTTTATTGCTTCCAGTTTAAAGAGTCCCCTGCAACATTAAAAACTTAAATGTGACTTTGAACTTTTGAGTTGCACAACCAACCAAGCAAGTCAAAGTCCAACTTCACCATAACTACAATACAAAATGTGTACCTGGTAGGCATTCCCAGTTAAAACATatattgataaaatatatagCTTGAATACACGTAAGTcaccaaatgtataaatgcacaTTATCAAAGAACACATCACAACATTACATCCAGACCACTGTCTGACCTGTACAGCAGCCTGATAGAACCTCTGTGACAGTTCCCCCAGTTCATTATCTGCTTGAAATCCCTCTGTGTACTGCTCCAGTTTGTCAAGTTGTTCCACCTCGGCCAGAGGAAAGGGCCTTTCCCTTACTAGCTGGGTCACACGAAAGCGACATAGACCTGTAATGAGCAGCGTGTAGTGCGGTTTCGGCCAGTTACTTCCCACGACCTGCACCGCTAGTCCAGCTGTGCCAATACTGTAGAAACATAGCATTACATCTTGTTAagcttttatattaaaattgttcatatgtttattataatgttaagCTTTTTGTTATTGATGACTTGCACTCAGGGagtatacaaaatattttccaatAATATGAAACGTGAATACcccatgtaaataaatgaatatagaaTTACTATTAAACTTGCTAAACCTTTGATATTCAAAGTCATGTGTAGGCATGTAAATTAATGcaaattgatttaaattgtgattttaaaatatttattctctGAAAGTGTTGCATGAGAGATATGCCGGCTCAAAATAGGTATACAGTGTCGaagggatagtttacacaaaaatgagaaatatgTCAAATTTACTCACTgtcaagttgttttaaacctgtataaatgtattttgttctgttgaagacaagAAGATACCGTATTTgtctaaaacaaaccacaagggcaccattgaccaccacAGTAGTTTTGTTTCCTACTTTGGAAGTCAATTGTGCCTCAGAACTGAccggttacaaacattcttccaaatatcttctttcgtgttcagTGGAATaagtttattcaggtttgaaacaacttgaagcCGTGTAAATTATGGCAGAATTGTCGTTTCTATGTGAGCTGTCCCTCTAAAAACACAACTGCTGAACTGGTATAGCAATGCAAACCCACAAGATTAAAGTCCACCTGCTGCACAAAAGATAATTCTAGAATACAAACTCTCTAgcatgtacaaaataaacacgttTTGGTTAATCttgacatttttaacattaaaattaataaaataaatacaaaatgttctgTGTCAGTCATCTTGGTAAACAGGTTGGTAAACAAATGTGTTATAATGTGTTAAATGACAGTTATATCACACTGTAGTCTTGCAGCTGGTTTGACGGTCTCTGACATCACTGACCCACCTGTGTAATGACGGGAGCTCATCGCTGTCTTCTTCGGGGTCTCTGGTGTTGGGAATGACCCCGATGATGGTGCTTTTAAGCGAGGTGCCTTTCAGCAATCTGCTCTTCACTAACTGCATGTTTCTCGCCGTATCCACGCTGATTCTCACGGTCGAGCCGGGTAAAAGCACTCCATCATGAGTGCACAGCAAAGGCAGCCGGCTGGGGATCTGAATGCCGCCGGTGGAAGACATTGTGTGGAGTTTGGATCAACGTGAATAACAATTAAACTTGTTATCGCCGTGAACTAAGACGTAAGGAACGCCTCCATCGAATGATTTACTGGGACAAGTGAAAACAGGAAGCTGAAGTACGGCAGGTACAGTAGGACAACTGTGGTAGCGCAAACGGAAACGCCTACTTTTAGGAAACCACGTGGAATGCTGCGTGTGTTGTGTACGTttatgttagtttatgttaactTCACTTTACTTGTCATGTGTGTGTAACGTTTAACTGTGTCTGAAGGTCATTTGCTAAATGCATTCACAGACATTGGTTTGATGCTTAAAACGGGTTTTGTTAATTGTAACTTTTAGGgttcataaatcatgtttaacgTATTGTACTTTTACTAACATATTCTGTATTGTACTTAAGTGTTTAAtttgacatgtttgttttatggaTAAGGGATATAATAATTATTAGCTTAATACACTGGAAGTCTATGGGATGCGCTCGTGACAAACCCTCGTCGTCTCCCTAATTGTATTTATAGAGAAACGAAAccatatttaatacaaatgattCATGTGAAGTAACACATGTGAACACGAGGGGGTGCTAGTGAGTGGTTTATTTTCCAGGCCATGTTACAACATTTATCAGAACATTCTGTGGCAGGTCTCCAAATAAATAACCTCGATTAACATctatgtatataaaacatacgAGAATCTCATATCAAACCTACCTGGCCACTTTAAAAGCTTTATAAGGACATTTAGAAACACTTCGGTACAATCTCAAACCAGCAGTAAAGCACAAAAGAGCCTCTTAGAAAAAACTACAATGCCGACAAAGCCAGCAGTCGGCACAGCATTTGCATGCAAATGATACACGTACAAAAGAACCTTATTTATATATCCTACCTAAACGTATTCAAGAATATCTCATCTTTAACATAATGTTTTGGCGTACATCAAGAGCATAACTTATTTTCCTCAACAATGCAGGTCACAGTGGCAATGGCTTTTAAAATACCAATAGAAAATGCTTTGGCGAAGAGACAATGCAGCTCTCCACcgagcacacacacaagtgcatACAGGgtcatgtttttttgcaaaatattgcAGAAGTATGCAAACACGTAATTGGCGGGTGGgcagatggatggatgatggTATGGAGGTATATTTTTGAATGATGGAGCGCAATAGCTGCAGGGTCAGTAGAGTTTCTTCCAAGTGCCGAGAAGGGTGCTGCTTTTCTCCATCTGGGTTATAAGCAGGTGGAGGCACTCAGTTACTTCACTAGGACAAGGGGTGCACATGCTGCGTGTCACTACACAAACCACCCACATCAGAAATGTGACGA harbors:
- the lonp2 gene encoding lon protease homolog 2, peroxisomal isoform X2; translation: MSSTGGIQIPSRLPLLCTHDGVLLPGSTVRISVDTARNMQLVKSRLLKGTSLKSTIIGVIPNTRDPEEDSDELPSLHSIGTAGLAVQVVGSNWPKPHYTLLITGLCRFRVTQLVRERPFPLAEVEQLDKLEQYTEGFQADNELGELSQRFYQAAVQLVGMLDMSVPVVAKLRRLLDSLPRETLPDVLASMIRTSNKEKLQVLDALDLEERFKKALPLLTRQIEGLKLLQKTRKLRPDDDKRVLSIRKGGVFPGRQFSLEEEGDDEDGDDTASLERKVKAASMPEAALRVCLKELRRLKKMPQSMPEYALTRNYLEMMIELPWSKSTTDCLDIRAARVLLDNDHYAMEKLKRRVLEYLAVRQLKSSLKGPILCFVGPPGVGKTSVGRSVARTLGREFHRIALGGVCDQSDIRGHRRTYVGSMPGRIINGLKTVGVNNPVFLLDEVDKLGKSLQGDPAAALLEVLDPEQNHSFTDHYLNVPFDLSQVLFIATANTTATIPPALLDRMEVLQVPGYTQEEKVEIAHRHMMAHQLDQHGLSPQQLQIPQDTTVEIISKYTREAGVRSLERKIGAICRAVAVKVAEGHKVSKEESPTDPGQDSKEEDSGIGAPPDMPIVIDHIALKDILGPPLFEMEVSGRLTLPGVAIGLAWTPMGGEIMFVEASRMEGEGQLTLTGQLGDVMKESAHLAISWLRSNAKTYNLTHGSADLLEGTDIHLHFPAGSVTKDGPSAGVTIVTCLASLLSGRLVRSDVAMTGEITLRGLVGGIKDKVLAAHRANLKRIIIPKRNEKDLEEIPANVRADLDFVLASTLDEVLNAAFDGGFPLAVSHPQVASKL
- the lonp2 gene encoding lon protease homolog 2, peroxisomal isoform X1; the encoded protein is MSSTGGIQIPSRLPLLCTHDGVLLPGSTVRISVDTARNMQLVKSRLLKGTSLKSTIIGVIPNTRDPEEDSDELPSLHSIGTAGLAVQVVGSNWPKPHYTLLITGLCRFRVTQLVRERPFPLAEVEQLDKLEQYTEGFQADNELGELSQRFYQAAVQLVGMLDMSVPVVAKLRRLLDSLPRETLPDVLASMIRTSNKEKLQVLDALDLEERFKKALPLLTRQIEGLKLLQKTRKLRPDDDKRVLSIRKGGVFPGRQFSLEEEGDDEDGDDTASLERKVKAASMPEAALRVCLKELRRLKKMPQSMPEYALTRNYLEMMIELPWSKSTTDCLDIRAARVLLDNDHYAMEKLKRRVLEYLAVRQLKSSLKGPILCFVGPPGVGKTSVGRSVARTLGREFHRIALGGVCDQSDIRGHRRTYVGSMPGRIINGLKTVGVNNPVFLLDEVDKLGKSLQGDPAAALLEVLDPEQNHSFTDHYLNVPFDLSQVLFIATANTTATIPPALLDRMEVLQVPGYTQEEKVEIAHRHMMAHQLDQHGLSPQQLQIPQDTTVEIISKYTREAGVRSLERKIGAICRAVAVKVAEGHKVSKEESPTDPGQDSKEEDSGIGAPPDMPIVIDHIALKDILGPPLFEMEVSGRLTLPGVAIGLAWTPMGGEIMFVEASRMEGEGQLTLTGQLGDVMKESAHLAISWLRSNAKTYNLTHGSADLLEGTDIHLHFPAGSVTKDGPSAGVTIVTCLASLLSGRLVRSDVAMTGEITLRGLVLPVGGIKDKVLAAHRANLKRIIIPKRNEKDLEEIPANVRADLDFVLASTLDEVLNAAFDGGFPLAVSHPQVASKL